Genomic segment of Vibrio celticus:
CTTCCTACGTTGGGGTGGCAACGCATGGCATACACATCCAGACAATCGCCCTTACAAAACCCACACCTTCACTATGGGTCGCGGCAGTGATAAATCTGCTGACATTCGCTACCAATGGGATCACCGATACATTCCAGGTGAAACCAAATGGTGGGACTGGGGCTGGGCAATTAAAGAAGCGGGCTTATCTAGCATGCAATACGCAACAGGCGGAAGCTTACGTCCCTTCCACTCTTACGTATCGGGTGATTTCTACGCAGACTCTCAATTTGCAGGCACCATTGAGATTGGCCAAGCAACACCGATTGCCAACAATCTACGCAGCAAAAGAAGCACTGATTCCGTCAACGAAACGACTGAGCGCATTGGCGATATTGAAGTCACTACCAACTTCAATGCTGATGAGTTGAGTGACTTAGGTTTCGAAGGTGCTGAGATGAACATCAGTGTCGTGGAATAGCTACACCGTCAATAATTAGGCTGCAAATAACTACGCTGTGAAGAACTTCGTTGTTTAATAAGCGCGGCACAAATCTACAAGCAATAAAACGCAAAAGCCCACGACACGTCGTGGGCTTTCATATGTTCTATTAAAAAACGGTGAACTACACAGGCTCTTCCATCAAAAGCTTAACACCTAGCCCAACCAGCACCATGCCCGTCACGCCTTCCATCCACTTCATAAAACTCGCGTTCTTGAGCAAATTTTTAGCGGAATTAAGAGCACCAGCTAAACCACATTGCCACACCATCGCAATCACAAAGTGGACTGAAGCCATCAACATAGATTGCAATAAAGGCGAGCCTTCAGGGTTTACAAATTGAGGCAGAAAAGCCAAATAGAAAACCGCCGTTTTTGGGTTAAGAACATTAGACAGAAAGCCTTCACGCAAAGAACGCTTAGCACTGTAAGCCTGCTGAGCTTGTTCACCGACCTTCAAACCACCACCGTTTTTCATCAAAGCTCGCAAACTACTTAAGCCAAGCCAGATTAGGTAAACCGCACCCACCATCTTAACGGCTTGGAAGAGTTCAGCAGACTGGGCGAGAATTGCAGAAATACCCACAGCAGAGAAAAACGCGTGCACATACAAGCCGCTACAAATACCAAAGC
This window contains:
- a CDS encoding LysE family translocator, coding for MDILNFEAFLIAITILTLTPGLDTALVIRNTSRSGLADGCMTSFGICSGLYVHAFFSAVGISAILAQSAELFQAVKMVGAVYLIWLGLSSLRALMKNGGGLKVGEQAQQAYSAKRSLREGFLSNVLNPKTAVFYLAFLPQFVNPEGSPLLQSMLMASVHFVIAMVWQCGLAGALNSAKNLLKNASFMKWMEGVTGMVLVGLGVKLLMEEPV